Proteins from one Comamonas flocculans genomic window:
- a CDS encoding glutamate synthase subunit beta, whose protein sequence is MGKITGFLELERIEESCDPVESRVRNYKEFVHPLSTGQARQQGARCMDCGTPFCHHACPVNNIIPDFNDLVYRDDWRRALEVLQSTNNFPEFTGRICPAPCEAACTLNINTQPVGIKSIEHAIIDRGWAEGWVRPQPPATRTGRRVAIVGSGPAGLAAAQQLARAGHEVVLFEKNERVGGLLRFGIPDFKLDKSHIDRRMQQLVAEGVQIRTGTLVGELPADSGIAHQAAHTITAQQLRQEFHAVLLTGGSEQSRDLPVAGRGLDGVHFAMQYLPQQNRVNAGIPVPGQITAAGKHVIVIGGGDTGSDCVGTAHRQGAASVVQFELMPMPPAQENKPLTWPYWPCKLRTSSSHLEGCQREFAIATREFVGREGRLTALKTAQVTSDAGRFVEVENTEQLWRADLVLLAMGFVHPAASVLASFGVATDARGNARAGTDEATGYATNQPGVFAAGDMRRGQSLVVWAIREGRQAARAIDFFLMGQTDLPR, encoded by the coding sequence ATGGGAAAAATCACCGGCTTCCTGGAACTCGAGCGCATCGAGGAGTCCTGCGACCCCGTCGAGAGCCGCGTGCGCAACTACAAGGAATTCGTCCATCCGCTGAGCACCGGGCAGGCGCGCCAGCAGGGCGCGCGCTGCATGGACTGCGGCACGCCGTTCTGCCACCATGCCTGTCCGGTCAACAACATCATCCCGGACTTCAACGATCTGGTGTACCGCGATGACTGGAGGCGCGCGCTGGAGGTGCTGCAGTCGACCAACAACTTCCCCGAGTTCACCGGCCGCATCTGCCCGGCGCCGTGCGAGGCCGCCTGCACGCTCAACATCAACACCCAGCCCGTGGGCATCAAGTCGATCGAGCACGCCATCATCGACCGCGGCTGGGCCGAAGGCTGGGTACGGCCGCAACCGCCCGCCACACGCACCGGCCGACGCGTCGCCATCGTCGGCTCGGGCCCCGCCGGGCTGGCAGCGGCGCAGCAGCTGGCCCGCGCCGGGCACGAGGTGGTGCTGTTCGAGAAGAACGAGCGCGTCGGCGGGCTGCTGCGCTTCGGCATTCCGGATTTCAAGCTCGACAAGTCGCACATCGACCGCCGCATGCAGCAGCTCGTGGCCGAGGGGGTGCAGATCCGCACCGGCACGCTGGTGGGCGAACTGCCCGCGGACAGCGGGATCGCCCACCAGGCAGCGCACACGATCACCGCGCAGCAGCTGCGCCAGGAGTTCCACGCCGTGCTGCTCACCGGCGGCTCGGAGCAGTCGCGTGACCTGCCGGTAGCGGGGCGCGGGCTCGACGGCGTGCACTTCGCGATGCAATACCTGCCCCAGCAGAACCGCGTCAACGCGGGCATCCCGGTCCCCGGGCAGATCACCGCCGCGGGCAAGCACGTCATCGTCATCGGCGGCGGCGACACCGGCTCCGACTGCGTCGGCACGGCGCACCGCCAGGGCGCCGCGAGCGTGGTGCAGTTCGAGCTGATGCCCATGCCGCCCGCACAGGAAAACAAGCCGCTGACCTGGCCGTACTGGCCCTGCAAGCTGCGCACCTCGTCCAGCCACCTCGAAGGCTGCCAGCGCGAGTTCGCCATCGCCACCAGGGAATTCGTCGGCCGGGAGGGGCGCCTGACGGCCCTCAAGACGGCGCAGGTGACGAGCGATGCGGGCCGCTTCGTCGAAGTCGAGAACACCGAACAGCTCTGGCGGGCCGACCTCGTGCTGCTCGCCATGGGCTTCGTGCACCCTGCCGCGAGCGTGCTCGCGAGCTTCGGCGTCGCCACCGACGCACGCGGCAACGCACGGGCCGGCACCGACGAAGCCACGGGCTACGCCACCAACCAACCCGGCGTGTTCGCCGCAGGCGACATGCGCCGCGGCCAGTCGCTCGTCGTCTGGGCCATCCGCGAAGGCCGCCAGGCCGCGCGCGCCATCGATTTCTTCCTCATGGGCCAGACCGACCTGCCCCGTTGA
- a CDS encoding diaminopimelate decarboxylase, which yields MPASASLRQRLYPLLPGIAAHFGTPFHIYDEAGIRTTGERLNRAFAGVPGFREYYAAKALPNPRILAIARSLGFGFDCSSVAELQLARGIGAHGDDLMFTSNNTASDEFAAALDGGGSILNLDDISLVDKVPRMPERICFRYNPGPARSGNAIIGNPVEAKYGVPHEQIEEAFRAAIARGARRFGLHTMLASNELDRRYMVKTIAMLLSVVRALSEKLSVRFDFVNMGGGLGIPYRPEEPEFDVEALGRQAAQQFTQFHALHGWAPALFMESGRYVTGPHGVLVTRAINHKHGYREYVGVDACMSALMRPGMYGAYHHIDVVGKPAGAHDAPVDVVGSLCENNDKFATQRPLPPVADGDLLVIHDTGAHGHAMGFNYNGRLRPQELLLTADCRVERIRRAETLQDHFATLHFAPDAWQPGAAA from the coding sequence ATGCCCGCATCCGCATCGCTGCGCCAGCGCCTGTACCCGCTGCTGCCCGGCATCGCCGCGCACTTCGGCACCCCCTTCCACATCTACGACGAGGCCGGCATCCGCACGACCGGCGAGCGCCTGAATCGCGCCTTCGCCGGCGTACCCGGCTTTCGCGAGTACTACGCCGCCAAGGCGCTGCCCAACCCGCGCATCCTCGCCATCGCGCGCAGCCTGGGCTTCGGCTTCGACTGCAGCTCGGTGGCCGAGCTGCAGCTGGCGCGCGGCATCGGCGCGCATGGCGACGACCTGATGTTCACCTCCAACAACACCGCCTCCGACGAGTTCGCGGCGGCGCTGGACGGCGGCGGCAGCATCCTGAACCTGGACGACATCAGCCTGGTGGACAAAGTGCCGCGGATGCCCGAGCGCATCTGCTTTCGCTACAACCCCGGCCCCGCGCGCAGCGGCAACGCCATCATCGGCAACCCGGTGGAGGCCAAGTACGGCGTGCCGCACGAGCAGATCGAAGAGGCTTTCCGCGCAGCCATTGCGCGCGGCGCCCGGCGCTTCGGGCTGCACACCATGCTGGCGTCCAACGAGCTCGACCGCCGCTACATGGTCAAGACCATCGCCATGCTGCTGTCCGTGGTACGCGCGCTGAGTGAAAAACTCTCCGTGCGCTTCGACTTCGTCAACATGGGCGGCGGCCTGGGCATTCCCTACCGGCCCGAAGAGCCGGAATTCGACGTCGAGGCGCTGGGCCGCCAGGCCGCCCAGCAGTTCACGCAATTCCACGCGCTGCACGGCTGGGCGCCGGCGCTGTTCATGGAGAGCGGGCGCTACGTCACCGGCCCGCATGGCGTGCTGGTCACGCGCGCGATCAACCACAAGCACGGCTACCGTGAGTACGTGGGCGTGGACGCCTGCATGTCGGCGCTGATGCGCCCGGGCATGTATGGCGCCTACCACCACATCGACGTCGTCGGCAAGCCGGCCGGCGCGCACGACGCGCCGGTGGACGTGGTCGGGTCGCTGTGCGAGAACAACGACAAGTTCGCCACGCAAAGACCGCTGCCGCCCGTGGCCGACGGCGACCTGCTCGTGATCCACGACACCGGCGCGCACGGCCACGCGATGGGCTTCAACTACAACGGCCGCCTGCGCCCGCAGGAGCTGCTGCTCACCGCGGACTGCCGCGTCGAGCGCATCCGCCGCGCCGAGACGCTGCAGGACCACTTCGCCACGCTGCACTTCGCGCCCGACGCCTGGCAGCCGGGCGCGGCCGCCTGA
- a CDS encoding ammonium transporter codes for MRAPIAFLLLSLVPLARASDAPAPRLDAGDTAWMLTSTLLVILMTIPGLALFYGGLARAKNMLSVLVQVFVVFALVSVLWALFGYSFAFHGEGRFLGDAGRLFLRGIAPDTLSVVLPTVPEYVFVAFQGTFAAITVALVVGAWAERIRFSAVLIFSVLWFALSYVPMAHMVWGGGLLGRDGALDFAGGTVVHINAGIAALVGARMVGRRIGYGREALTPHSLTLTMVGASLLWVGWFGFNAGSAGAANGTAGLAFINTVLATAAATLSWLAGDLLHKGKASMLGAASGAVAGLVAVTPAAGFVGPMGAMAMGLVVSPLCLWGVGGLKHLLGVDDAFDVFGVHGVGGITGAILTGIFAAQGLGGTGGPTPDTFAMGAQVWVQLKSVLLTVVWSGAAAFIACKAADLTVGLRVPEEAEREGLDIASHGERAYTR; via the coding sequence ATGAGAGCGCCCATCGCCTTCCTGCTGCTGTCCCTGGTGCCGCTGGCCCGGGCGTCCGACGCGCCCGCACCCCGGCTCGACGCGGGCGACACCGCCTGGATGCTCACCTCCACGCTGCTCGTCATCCTGATGACCATTCCCGGCCTGGCGCTGTTCTACGGCGGGCTGGCGCGCGCCAAGAACATGCTGTCCGTACTGGTGCAGGTCTTCGTCGTCTTCGCGCTGGTCAGCGTGCTGTGGGCGCTCTTCGGCTACAGCTTCGCCTTCCACGGCGAAGGCCGGTTCCTTGGCGACGCGGGCCGGCTGTTCCTGCGCGGCATCGCGCCCGACACGCTCTCGGTCGTGCTGCCAACGGTGCCGGAGTACGTGTTCGTGGCCTTCCAGGGCACGTTCGCGGCCATCACCGTGGCGCTGGTCGTGGGAGCCTGGGCCGAGCGCATCCGCTTCTCGGCCGTGCTCATTTTCTCGGTGCTGTGGTTCGCCCTGAGCTACGTCCCGATGGCGCACATGGTCTGGGGCGGCGGCCTGCTGGGCCGGGACGGCGCGCTCGACTTCGCCGGGGGCACCGTGGTGCACATCAACGCCGGCATCGCCGCGCTGGTGGGCGCGCGCATGGTGGGCCGGCGCATCGGCTACGGCCGGGAGGCGCTGACGCCCCACAGCCTGACGCTGACCATGGTGGGCGCATCGCTCCTGTGGGTGGGCTGGTTCGGCTTCAACGCGGGCTCGGCCGGCGCGGCCAACGGCACGGCGGGCCTGGCCTTCATCAACACCGTGCTGGCCACGGCGGCGGCCACGCTCTCGTGGCTGGCGGGCGACCTGCTGCACAAGGGCAAGGCTTCGATGCTGGGAGCCGCCTCCGGCGCGGTGGCGGGCCTGGTCGCGGTGACGCCGGCGGCGGGCTTCGTCGGCCCGATGGGGGCGATGGCCATGGGCCTGGTCGTCAGCCCCCTGTGCCTGTGGGGCGTGGGCGGGCTCAAGCACCTGCTGGGGGTGGACGACGCCTTCGACGTGTTCGGCGTGCACGGCGTGGGCGGCATCACCGGTGCCATCCTGACGGGCATCTTCGCCGCGCAGGGCCTGGGCGGCACCGGCGGCCCCACGCCCGACACCTTCGCCATGGGCGCGCAGGTCTGGGTACAGCTCAAGAGCGTGCTGCTCACCGTGGTCTGGTCGGGCGCGGCGGCTTTCATCGCCTGCAAGGCGGCCGACCTGACCGTGGGGCTGCGCGTGCCGGAAGAAGCCGAGCGCGAGGGTCTGGACATCGCCTCGCACGGCGAGCGCGCCTACACCCGGTAA
- a CDS encoding LL-diaminopimelate aminotransferase, giving the protein MIHVNPHYQKLQASYLFADIAQRVRAFQQRRPDAELIRLGIGDVTEPLPPACIQALHAAVDELTRASSFRGYGPEQGYDFLREAIARHDFQARGAPIAADEIFVSDGAKCDVGNFQELFATDIRVAIPDPVYPVYVDTNVMAGRTGAAMQDRYEGLAYLPCTAENGYVPQLPDAPVDLVYLCSPNNPTGATMTRAQLQAWVDYARAYRALILFDAAYEAFIRDDGLPHSIYEIPGAREVAVEFRSYSKTAGFTGVRCAYAVVPRDCMAWQADGKAVSLHALWNRRHTTRFNGVSYPVQRAAEAVYSPEGRQQVRALTDGYLRNAATIRAGFQAMGLPCTGGDNSPYIWVDTGRDAWEFFGLLLDKAAVVCTPGAGFGRCGRRHVRISAFNSQANVEAAMQRIAQALA; this is encoded by the coding sequence ATGATCCACGTCAATCCGCACTACCAGAAACTGCAGGCGAGCTACCTGTTCGCCGACATCGCGCAGCGCGTGCGCGCCTTCCAGCAGCGCCGCCCCGACGCCGAGCTGATCCGCCTGGGCATCGGCGACGTGACCGAGCCGCTGCCGCCCGCATGCATCCAGGCGCTGCACGCGGCCGTGGATGAGCTCACGCGGGCCAGCAGCTTCCGCGGCTACGGGCCGGAGCAGGGCTACGACTTCCTGCGCGAGGCGATCGCCCGGCACGACTTCCAGGCGCGCGGCGCACCCATCGCCGCCGACGAGATCTTCGTCAGCGACGGCGCCAAGTGCGACGTGGGCAACTTCCAGGAGCTCTTCGCCACCGACATCCGCGTCGCCATCCCTGACCCGGTCTATCCGGTCTATGTGGATACCAACGTGATGGCCGGGCGCACTGGCGCCGCCATGCAGGACCGCTACGAAGGACTCGCCTACCTGCCCTGCACGGCCGAAAACGGCTACGTGCCGCAGCTGCCCGACGCACCGGTCGACCTGGTCTACCTGTGCTCGCCCAACAACCCCACGGGCGCGACGATGACGCGCGCGCAGCTGCAGGCCTGGGTGGACTACGCCCGCGCGTACCGGGCGCTGATCCTGTTCGACGCCGCGTACGAGGCCTTCATCCGTGACGACGGCCTGCCGCACTCGATCTACGAAATCCCCGGCGCGCGCGAGGTGGCGGTGGAGTTTCGCAGCTACTCCAAGACCGCCGGGTTCACCGGCGTGCGCTGCGCCTACGCCGTGGTGCCCAGGGACTGCATGGCGTGGCAGGCCGACGGCAAGGCCGTATCGCTGCACGCACTCTGGAACCGCCGCCACACGACCAGGTTCAACGGCGTCTCCTACCCGGTGCAGCGCGCCGCCGAGGCCGTCTATTCGCCCGAGGGCCGCCAGCAGGTGCGCGCGCTCACCGACGGCTACCTGCGCAACGCCGCCACCATCCGCGCCGGCTTCCAGGCCATGGGTCTGCCCTGCACCGGCGGCGACAACTCGCCCTACATCTGGGTCGACACCGGGCGCGACGCCTGGGAGTTCTTCGGCCTGCTGCTGGACAAGGCCGCCGTTGTCTGCACACCGGGTGCGGGCTTCGGGCGCTGCGGCCGGCGCCATGTGCGCATCAGCGCGTTCAACAGCCAGGCCAACGTCGAAGCGGCGATGCAGCGCATCGCCCAGGCACTGGCCTGA
- a CDS encoding glutamate synthase-related protein codes for MAHARGLYTQAEHDACGVGFVAHIKGVKSHAVVAQGLRILESLDHRGAVGADPLMGDGAGLLIQIPDAFYRAQMRQQGVELPPPGEYGVGMVFLPKEAASREACVDALERAVHAEGQVLLGWREVPVDDALPMSDAVRASAPVVRQIFIGRGAEILVPDALERKLYVIRKTASARITALALTHGTEYYVPSMSCRTVIYKGLLLAGQVGRYYLDLQDERVVSALALVHQRFSTNTFPSWPLAHPYRMVAHNGEINTVKGNFNWMRARQGSMSSPVLGSDLQKLYPITFEGQSDTATFDNTLELLVMAGYPLAQAVMMMIPEAWEQHTLMDAQRRAFYEYHAAMLEPWDGPAAMVFTDGRQIGATLDRNGLRPARFIVTDDDLVVLASEAGVLPIPEERIVRKWRLQPGRMFLIDLEQGRIVEDDEIKNLHASARPYRQWIDNVRIRLDDIPAPALPAAPAQPAALTACQQAFGMSKEDLKFLLAPMARGDGEGMGAMGDDAPLAVLSERSKPLYHYFRQLFAQVTNPPIDPIREAVVMSLVSFIGPRPNLLDINAVNPQIRLEVLQPVLGTDDMARLRQIARHTGGKLRSHEIDITYPAAWGREGMEARLAALCAKAAEAIEAGDNILILTDRRMDREHVAIPALLALSAIHHHLVRTGLRTAAGLVVETGSAWEVHHFAVLAGYGAEAVHPWLALQSVGDMAPALGTTADEAMQHFIHAVGKGLSKTMSKMGISTYMSYCGAQIFEAIGLDESLVRSHFAGTTSQIGGIGIFDLAEEVLRNHRRAFGDEPAPASMLDDGGDYAWRTRGEEHMWTPDAIALLQHGTRSGRYETFEEYARIINDQSRRHMTLRGLFELRIDPARAIPLEEVEPAAEIVKRFASGAMSLGSISPEAHMNLAIAMNRIGGKSNTGEGGEDPARYRQEMRGQTIAQGTRLSSLLGDGVVMADYTLQQGDSLRSRIKQVASGRFGVTTGYLVSADQIQIKMAQGAKPGEGGQLPGRKVSGYIGRLRHSVPGVGLISPPPHHDIYSIEDLAQLIHDLKSVNPRADVSVKLVSEVGVGTVAAGAAKAKADHLVIAGHDGGTGAAPWTSIKHAGTPWELGLAETQQTLVLNRLRARVRVQVDGQLKTGRDVVIGALLGADEFGFATAPLVASGCIMMRKCHLNTCPVGVATQDPVLRKRFTGTPEDVVNFFFFVAEEARRIMAQLGVRRLEELIGRADLLDTRPGITHWKARGLDFSRVLALPTAPASVARRHEERQDHRLEYALDAPWIEALRASLERRERVRIETRVRNVHRSVGALLSGELIRLRPEGLADDSVRIEASGTGGQSFGAFLARGITLRLSGEANDYTGKGLSGGRLVVRASSAFGGDAACNIIVGNTVLYGATSGEAFFGGVAGERFGVRLSGASAVVEGVGDHGCEYMTGGTVVVLGTTGRNFAAGMSGGIAFVYDEDGAFAPRCNTAQVALEPVLGAQAQDAAGIVQHEGQSDEALLLALLRAHAQWTGSGRAQAILDDWPAARARFVKVFPHEYRRALQARSEDATASPADISEPAHA; via the coding sequence ATGGCACACGCACGAGGCCTGTACACGCAGGCCGAGCACGACGCCTGCGGCGTCGGCTTCGTGGCGCACATCAAGGGCGTCAAGTCGCATGCCGTGGTCGCGCAGGGGCTGCGCATCCTCGAGAGCCTGGACCACCGGGGCGCCGTCGGCGCCGACCCGCTGATGGGCGACGGCGCCGGCCTGCTGATCCAGATCCCCGACGCCTTCTACCGCGCGCAGATGCGGCAACAGGGCGTGGAGCTGCCGCCGCCGGGCGAGTACGGCGTGGGCATGGTCTTCCTGCCCAAGGAGGCCGCCTCGCGCGAGGCCTGCGTGGATGCGCTGGAGCGCGCGGTGCACGCCGAGGGGCAGGTGCTGCTCGGCTGGCGCGAGGTGCCGGTGGACGACGCCCTGCCGATGTCCGACGCGGTGCGCGCCAGCGCGCCGGTGGTGCGCCAGATCTTCATCGGCCGCGGGGCCGAGATCCTGGTGCCCGACGCGCTGGAGCGCAAGCTCTACGTGATCCGCAAGACCGCGTCGGCACGCATCACGGCCCTCGCGCTCACGCACGGCACCGAGTACTACGTGCCCAGCATGTCGTGCCGCACCGTGATCTACAAGGGCCTGCTGCTGGCCGGCCAGGTGGGCCGCTACTACCTGGACCTGCAGGACGAGCGCGTGGTCTCGGCGCTGGCACTGGTGCACCAGCGCTTTTCCACCAACACCTTTCCCTCCTGGCCGCTGGCCCACCCCTACCGCATGGTGGCGCACAACGGCGAGATCAACACCGTCAAGGGCAACTTCAACTGGATGCGCGCGCGCCAGGGATCGATGAGCTCGCCGGTGCTGGGCAGCGACCTGCAAAAGCTCTACCCGATCACCTTCGAGGGGCAGTCCGACACCGCCACCTTCGACAACACGCTGGAGCTGCTGGTGATGGCCGGCTACCCGCTGGCGCAGGCGGTGATGATGATGATCCCCGAGGCTTGGGAGCAGCACACGCTGATGGACGCGCAGCGCCGCGCGTTCTACGAATACCACGCCGCGATGCTCGAACCCTGGGACGGCCCGGCGGCCATGGTGTTCACCGACGGCCGGCAGATCGGCGCGACGCTGGACAGGAACGGCCTGCGCCCGGCGCGCTTCATCGTCACCGACGACGACCTGGTCGTGCTGGCTTCCGAGGCCGGGGTGCTGCCGATCCCCGAGGAGCGCATCGTGCGCAAGTGGCGCCTGCAGCCGGGGCGCATGTTCCTGATCGACCTGGAGCAGGGCCGCATCGTCGAGGACGACGAGATCAAGAACCTGCACGCCTCGGCGCGGCCCTACCGCCAGTGGATAGACAACGTGCGCATCCGGCTCGACGACATCCCCGCGCCCGCTCTGCCCGCCGCCCCGGCCCAACCCGCGGCGCTGACCGCCTGCCAGCAGGCCTTCGGCATGAGCAAGGAAGACCTCAAGTTCCTGCTCGCGCCGATGGCGCGCGGTGACGGCGAGGGCATGGGCGCGATGGGCGACGACGCGCCGCTGGCCGTGCTGTCCGAGCGCAGCAAGCCGCTGTACCACTATTTCCGCCAGCTCTTCGCGCAGGTGACCAATCCGCCGATCGACCCGATCCGCGAGGCGGTGGTGATGTCGCTGGTGTCGTTCATCGGCCCGCGCCCGAACCTGCTGGACATCAACGCGGTCAACCCGCAGATCCGGCTCGAAGTGCTGCAGCCGGTGCTGGGCACGGACGACATGGCGCGGCTGCGCCAGATCGCCCGCCACACCGGCGGCAAGCTGCGCAGCCACGAGATCGACATCACCTACCCCGCCGCCTGGGGCCGCGAAGGCATGGAAGCGCGCCTGGCCGCGCTGTGCGCCAAGGCGGCCGAGGCGATCGAGGCGGGCGACAACATCCTGATCCTGACCGACCGCCGCATGGACCGCGAGCACGTGGCCATCCCCGCGCTGCTCGCGCTCTCGGCCATCCACCACCATCTGGTGCGCACCGGCCTGCGCACCGCGGCCGGCCTGGTGGTGGAAACCGGCAGTGCCTGGGAGGTGCACCACTTCGCGGTGCTCGCCGGCTACGGCGCCGAGGCGGTGCACCCCTGGCTGGCGCTGCAGAGCGTCGGCGACATGGCCCCCGCGCTCGGCACGACGGCCGACGAGGCGATGCAGCACTTCATCCACGCGGTCGGCAAGGGCCTGTCCAAGACCATGTCCAAGATGGGCATCAGCACCTACATGTCGTACTGCGGCGCGCAGATCTTCGAGGCCATCGGCCTCGATGAGTCGCTGGTGCGCTCCCACTTCGCGGGCACGACCAGCCAGATCGGCGGCATAGGCATCTTCGACCTGGCCGAGGAGGTGCTGCGCAACCACCGGCGCGCCTTTGGCGACGAGCCGGCGCCTGCGTCCATGCTCGACGACGGCGGCGACTACGCCTGGCGCACGCGCGGCGAGGAGCACATGTGGACGCCCGACGCGATCGCCCTGCTGCAGCACGGCACGCGCTCGGGCCGCTACGAAACCTTTGAGGAATACGCCCGCATCATCAACGACCAGAGCCGCCGCCACATGACGCTGCGCGGCCTGTTCGAGCTGCGCATCGACCCGGCGCGCGCCATCCCGCTGGAAGAGGTCGAGCCCGCGGCGGAGATCGTCAAGCGCTTCGCCTCCGGCGCGATGTCACTGGGCTCGATTTCGCCCGAGGCGCACATGAACCTGGCGATCGCGATGAACCGCATCGGCGGCAAGAGCAACACCGGCGAAGGCGGCGAGGACCCGGCGCGCTACCGCCAGGAAATGCGCGGACAGACCATCGCCCAGGGCACACGCCTGAGCAGCCTGCTCGGCGACGGCGTGGTGATGGCGGACTACACGCTCCAGCAGGGCGACAGCCTGCGCTCGCGCATCAAGCAGGTAGCGTCCGGGCGCTTTGGCGTGACCACCGGCTACCTCGTCTCGGCCGACCAGATCCAGATCAAGATGGCGCAGGGCGCAAAGCCCGGCGAGGGCGGACAGCTGCCGGGCAGAAAAGTCTCCGGCTACATCGGCCGGCTGCGCCACTCGGTGCCGGGCGTGGGGCTGATCTCGCCGCCGCCGCACCACGACATCTACTCCATCGAAGACCTGGCGCAACTGATCCATGACCTCAAGAGCGTGAACCCGCGCGCCGACGTCTCGGTCAAGCTGGTCTCCGAGGTCGGCGTGGGCACGGTCGCCGCCGGTGCCGCCAAGGCCAAGGCGGACCACCTGGTGATCGCCGGGCACGACGGCGGCACCGGCGCTGCGCCCTGGACCTCGATCAAGCACGCGGGCACTCCCTGGGAGCTGGGCCTGGCGGAAACGCAGCAGACGCTGGTGCTCAACCGCCTGCGCGCCCGCGTGCGCGTGCAGGTGGACGGTCAGCTCAAGACCGGGCGCGACGTGGTCATCGGCGCGCTGCTCGGCGCCGACGAATTCGGTTTTGCCACCGCGCCGCTCGTGGCCTCGGGCTGCATCATGATGCGCAAGTGCCACCTCAATACCTGCCCGGTGGGCGTGGCCACGCAGGACCCGGTGCTGCGCAAGCGCTTCACCGGCACGCCCGAGGACGTGGTGAATTTCTTCTTCTTCGTCGCCGAGGAGGCGCGGCGCATCATGGCGCAGCTCGGGGTGCGCCGGCTGGAGGAGCTGATCGGCCGCGCCGATCTGCTCGACACCCGCCCCGGCATCACGCACTGGAAGGCCAGGGGACTCGATTTCAGCCGTGTCCTGGCACTGCCCACGGCACCGGCAAGCGTCGCGCGCCGCCACGAGGAACGCCAGGACCATCGCCTGGAATACGCGCTGGACGCACCCTGGATCGAGGCCCTGCGCGCAAGCCTGGAGCGCCGCGAACGGGTACGGATCGAAACGCGGGTGCGCAACGTCCACCGCAGCGTCGGCGCCCTGCTCTCGGGCGAGCTGATCCGCCTGCGCCCCGAGGGCCTGGCCGACGACAGCGTCCGCATCGAGGCCAGCGGCACCGGCGGGCAGAGTTTCGGCGCCTTCCTGGCCCGGGGCATCACCCTGCGCCTGAGCGGCGAGGCCAACGACTACACCGGCAAGGGCCTGTCGGGCGGGCGCCTCGTGGTGCGTGCCAGCAGCGCGTTCGGCGGCGATGCGGCCTGCAACATCATCGTCGGCAACACCGTGCTGTACGGCGCCACCTCCGGCGAGGCCTTCTTCGGCGGCGTGGCGGGCGAGCGCTTCGGCGTGCGCCTGTCGGGCGCCAGCGCGGTGGTCGAGGGCGTGGGCGACCACGGCTGCGAATACATGACCGGCGGCACCGTCGTGGTGCTGGGCACGACGGGGCGCAACTTTGCGGCCGGCATGTCGGGCGGCATCGCCTTCGTCTACGACGAGGACGGCGCCTTCGCCCCGCGCTGCAACACCGCGCAGGTGGCGCTGGAGCCGGTGCTGGGCGCGCAGGCGCAGGACGCGGCCGGCATCGTGCAGCACGAGGGACAGAGCGACGAGGCGCTGCTCCTGGCGCTGCTGCGCGCGCACGCGCAGTGGACCGGATCCGGGCGCGCGCAGGCCATCCTGGACGACTGGCCCGCCGCCCGCGCGCGCTTCGTCAAGGTGTTCCCGCACGAATACCGGCGCGCGCTGCAGGCGCGGTCAGAGGATGCCACTGCGTCGCCTGCGGACATCTCCGAACCGGCCCATGCCTGA
- a CDS encoding P-II family nitrogen regulator: protein MKMVTAIIKPFKLDEVRDALSDIGVHGITVTEVKGFGRQKGHTELYRGAEYVVDFLPKVKVEAAMDDVLVERAIDAIEGAARTGKIGDGKIFVSALEQVIRIRTGETGADAL from the coding sequence GTGAAAATGGTGACTGCCATCATCAAACCCTTCAAGCTCGACGAGGTGCGCGATGCACTCTCGGATATCGGCGTACACGGCATCACGGTGACCGAGGTCAAGGGCTTCGGGCGCCAGAAGGGCCACACCGAGCTGTACCGCGGTGCCGAATACGTGGTGGATTTTCTGCCGAAGGTGAAGGTCGAGGCTGCCATGGACGACGTGCTGGTCGAGCGTGCGATCGACGCGATCGAAGGCGCTGCGCGCACCGGCAAGATCGGCGACGGCAAGATCTTCGTCTCGGCGCTCGAGCAGGTCATCCGCATCCGCACCGGCGAGACCGGAGCAGACGCGTTATGA